TAATAAGATCAAACCAAAACGGGTTAGCGTCATGCCTGCAATACTGTGTTGAAAACCAGCTTGCTTGATCGAGTCAAAATTTCCCGCAATAAAGATGAAAAAGAGTGACATTTCGATCAGAAGATAGACGATCCCGTAGTTAAAGAGTGCCAATTTACTTGACGAATGGATCACCCATTTAGTCATCACAGGGATCAAAGAAAGCATCGCTAAGTAAAAGAAATTAGCGATCATCACTGATTTAGTCGCTTTTTCAAACGTATTGAAAACTTTATGCCCGTCATACCAAAAATTAGCAACGATCACAAAGCTTGCTAAAAAGTTCGCGATATCGCGTAAAAAATCAAAATAAGAAGCTAATGAATCTTTAGGAACTGGGATCTCTAAGACGATGATCGTAATGATGATCGCGATGACAGCATCGTTGAAGACATCTAAATGATCGTGGAGCGAAGTCGTTAATTTTTCTTTTAAACTTGCCTCATCAAATGGAGTTTCAACTGGACGCGAGCCTTTTTTCTCTGACATAAAATAGTTTCCTTTCAAAGTAAAAGTTCTGTTCCATTATAGTGCAGATAGGACCTAGCGTCTAGTTGACTTAAAAATTTGAGAAAAAAGATCAAGTTACTATTTTCAAATGGCTTGATCTTTTTTTAGAAATATTATTGATTTTTAAGACCAGTCAATGCTGGAAGTGGCGTGGCGGTCTCTTTTAAAACTTGGTTCAAACGTTCGATATTTTGACGCCCCACGGTCCGACACCAAGTACGTGCAGCTTCACTGCCTGCGCTGGCAAAAGGTTTGATGCTATCTTTCCAAGTGGCACGCCCACATAAAACACCGTTGAAAGTCGAGCCGGCGTCATGCGCAAAATAAAGCGTTTCTTGGAACATCTCGGCCGAGACCCCAGCGCTCAAGAAGATAAACGGGACGCCGTTTGCAGCTAAAACTTGCTCTTTAAAGTAGCGCATTGCTTCTGCTTTAGAATAAAGTGGCGCTTCAGTTGACATCCCACTCACAAAGCGCATCTCAACGGGAACTTCAACTTTCAAGACATCGACGTTATATTGTGGCTTAGAAAATTCAGCCATCATCGCGTTGACTTTATGCGGTTTGATCCGCGCATAAGCTTCACTTTTTGTATCGTTGATGTGGGCATCATAAGACATCAGCTCAAGGAAAAATGGCAACCCTTCAGCGACGCATTCGCTTCCGATCCGTTCAACAAAAGCTTGCTTTTTGCTGTTGATCAAAAAAGATTCATCTGTATCGTAATAAAGCATGAATTTAACAGCATCGGCCCCCGTTTCTTTTAAGCGTTTGACAGACCAGGTCGAGAGTAAGTCTGGCATCCGTCCAGGTGCAGTCGTATCATAGCCAGTTTTTTCATAGGCTAATAAAAGCCCGCAGTCGTTAGAGCGGGCAAAAGCTGCCGGCAGACCGTATTCGGGATCAAGTAAGATCGCTGATGAATACGCTGTCATTTCTTGAGAAATGATCTCTTTGAAATGACTGAGAGCATTCGGGCTAAGGGGCTTGTCAGCTGCTTTGGCTAACATCTTTTGTAACGAGCCACGTTGATCGATCGCTAAAGCTGCGATCACGCCGTCAGCATTGGCTAAACGACTTAACTTGTTGAGCTTTGTTTCCATTTGCGCCACACCTTCCGTTCAATGTTTGAATTTGTTTTTACGAGTTTAAATTAACATTAACGAACATATTAGTCAACTTTTTAGTTCGATGTTGTTCGTTTTTGTTTTATTTATCTGGATCAAGCGGAACTTTGTAAGAAAAATAGTGGGAAGGAGCCGTTGTGATCGTAAATTCGATCGGCCGTTCATGTTGGTCAAAGGCCGTGCGTAAGATCTTAAGACAAGAAGCGTTAGGACGAAGTGAAAGCAAAGTGGCTTCTCGTTCAGTGATCGTACTTGCAAAAAATTCTTCGGTCCCGTGTTTGACTTGAAGTCCGTATTTTTGTGCCAAAAGTTCGTACAGCGAATTTTTGGCGAGTTGATGCCGTTTAAGGGCTGGGAAAAGTCGGGCTGGTAAAAATGTTTTTTCAAAGAGGACAGGGCGTCCTTGCAAAAGCCGCAACCTTTCCAAGCGATAAACTGTTTCGTTTTTATCGAGTTGGAGCATGTGGGCGACATAGTAGTTGGGGATCGTTTTTGTAAAAAGAATGATCTCAGTTGCAGGCGCTAAATTTTGCTCTTGACCAGACCGACTAAAGCTATAAAAATGAGCAAAGTCATATGTGGCTGGTTCGTAAGATACATAGTAACCAACATTTTTTTCTTTGGCGATAAATTTAAGATCTTCGAGTTCGCTTAAAGCGGCACGGATCGTTGAGCGACTGACTGCAAATTTTAAAGCTAATTCTTTTTCAGTAAAGAAGCGTTCGTTTGTTGTTTTTTCTTTATTTAAGATCAACTGGATCAATTGATCAGCGATCATAGCATATTTGGGACGGTTCGACATCAGACTCACCTCACAAAGATTGTACATTGTAAAAACGCATACATAATAATATTTGTATGCACATTATACTGCAAATGGTCTTGAAATTGATAATGAAAAGCAGAGTAAAAGAGTTTTAAAGAAAAAAAGGATACGCTAAAATATAAGTGTAAATGATAGCGCATACATTTTGTGAACTATCTTTACGGGTATATACCTTTTGAATAAATGCATTTAAAAATTTTAAGTTGCTGTTATGTTGAGTAGATCTGAGGAAAAGAAATGGATAAGTTCAGAGTACAAGCAGACGGGTTTTACCTTAACGATAGAAAATTTAAACTTTTATCAGGGGCGATCCATTATTTTAGAATTCCAAGAGAAACTTGGAAACGTTCTTTATACAATCTTAAAGCTTTAGGTTTTAATACGGTCGAAACGTATATTCCTTGGAACGTGCATGAAAAAAGCGAAGGTGTCTTTGATTTTGGCGCCGTAAAAGACTTTGTCTGCTTAGCCCAAAAATTAGGTCTATATGTGATCGTACGCCCCTCTCCTTATATTTGTGCCGAATGGGAATTTGGAGGCTTTCCAGCTTGGTTACTGACAAAAAATGTTCGGCTACGCAGTGATGATCCAACCTATCTCAATTATGTTGAGCGGTACTATCAACACTTATTTCAAGTTTTGACGCCACTCCAAGTGACTCATGGTGGTCCGATCATCATGATGCAACTTGAAAATGAATATGGTTCTTTTGGTGAAGATAAAAATTACTTGAAACAGATCAAGCGTTTGATGGAAAAATATGGTGCAAACGTGCCACTCTTTACCGCTGATGGGGCCTGGCAAGCAACGCTTCGCGCAGGAAGTTTATTAGCAGAAGATGTGCTTTCCACAGGAAACTTTGGTTCACATGTGTCTGAAAACTTAGCGGCTTTACGCGCATTTCAGCGTGAAAATGGCAAGAAACAACCGCTTGTCTGCATGGAATTTTGGGATGGTTGGTTTGATAAATGGGGGCAAGAACCAGTTGTTCGTAAGCAAGCTGAATTAGTTGAAACGATCTTACAAGTCATTACGCAAAGTGATGGGATCAACCTCTACATGTTTCATGGGGGCACTAATTTTGGCTTTATGAATGGCTGTTCAGCCCGACATGAACACGATACGCCCCAGATCACGTCATATGACTACGGCGCTCTATTAAATGAGCAAGGTGATCCTACGCCAGCTTACTTTGAATTGCAAAAGCGGTTGGCTGCTCTCTATCCCGAGCTCAAACAGCAAATGCCGAAAAGCAGTCAAAAACTAACTGAAAAGACATTTACGTTAGTACAAAAGACGAGCCTTTTGACAAGTTATGATCAGTTAGGTAAAAGCACGCAAAGTAAATATCCAAAGTCTTTAGAAGAACTTGGGACGGGGTATGGTTATGCTTTATATCGCACACAGATCAAACGCGATACACTAAAAGATGAACGTTTTCGGATCATCGATGCACGCGATCGGGTGCACTTTTTTATCGATGACGAACACATCAAAACGCAGTATCAAGAAGAGATCGGAGCAGATATCTATGCGCCCCTACTAAAACCAGAAGTAAAGCTGTCGGTCTTAGTTGAAAATATGGGACGTGTCAATTACGGCAGTAAGCTTTTAGCTTCGACTCAGAAAAAAGGCTTAAAGACAGGCTTGATGGTCGATCTGCACTTTGTCTCTGGTTGGGAGCAACTTGCTTTTGATCTAAGTGAAAGTCCAAAGCTCGACTATACGCGTCCTTATCTACCAGGCACGCCGAGTTTTTATCGCTATACATGTCAGTTAGAAAAAACAGGCGCTTGTCATTTAGATCTACGTGGTTTTGGTAAAGGGATCGTTTTAGTAAATGGGCATAATCTAGGACGTTTTTGGGAGATCGGGCCCCAGCATTCACTATATCTACCCGCTGAATTTCTCCACCTTGGAGAAAATGAGCTCGTCGTTTTTGAGACTGAAGGACGTTATCAAGAAACGATCGCAGTTAGAGAAAGACCAGTTTGTAAAAAAGTTAAGGAGGAAGCGAAATGAGTATTATCGCAGTACGGATCGATGGTCGTTTGATCCACGGCCAAGTAGCAAATCTTTGGACCACTAAATTAAATATCACGCGGATCATGGTCGTAGATGATCAAGTCGCGCAAAGCGCGATCGAAAAAAGTGGACTCAAATTAGCGACTCCTGCTGGAGTCAAGCTCAGTGTTTTGCCATACGCTAAAGCTGCCCAAAATATTTTAGCAGGACGCTATGATTCTCAAAGGCTCTTGATCGTAGCTAAAAAGCCACATTACCTCTTGAAACTCGTTGAAGAAGGCGTTTTGATCGAAGAGATCAACGTTGGGAACATGTCTCAAAATGAAACAACGCGTCAGATCACGCGTTCGATCAATGTTGATGACCATGATGTCGAAGACTTCAAGCGCTTAGATGAAAAAGGGGTCCGTTTGATCGCCCAAATGGTCCCAGCTGATGATGCTAAAAACTTTATGGCGATGTTGAAAGAAAAGGAAGGTGAGTAACATGACGATCGCATGGTGGCAGATCTTACTTTTGACTTTATATGCTGGCTACCAGATCTTAGATGAGTTACAGATCAACTCGTCGGCTGGTTCGGCAGTTTTTGCCGGTTTTATTTCAGGACTTATCATGGGGGATCTTAAAACAGGTCTGATCATCGGTGGGGGAATGCAGCTTACGATCTTAGGAGTCGGAACTTTTGGAGGCGCTTCCCGGATCGATGCGAACTCGGGAACTGTGTTAGCGACTGCCTTTTCAGTCGCGATCGGGATGGAACCAAAGCAAGCGATCGCCGCTTTAGCTGTACCGGTGGCGGCTTTGATGATCCAGACAGACGTGTTAGGGCGGTTTGCGAATACGTATTTTGTCCATCGGATCGATAAAGATATCGAGAATTTCGAATATAAAAAGATCGAACGCCATTTCTTGCTGGGGGCTGTTTCGTGGTCGCTCTCAAGAATGATCCCAGTCTTTTTAGCTTTAGCCTTTGGTGGCGGGCTTGTGACCCGAGTCGTAAATTATTTGAATACAGATCTTAAATGGTTAGGTGATGGTCTTTCAGTTGCTGGTGCAGTGCTTCCAGCCGTTGGGTTTGCGATCTTATTACGGTACTTGCCAGTCAAAAAGCAATTTGCCTATTTGATCTTAGGTTTTGTGATCACAGCCCTTCTAACCACGCTTTTTGGCAATATCCAACTGCTAGGGACAAGCGTTTCTGGGCTCGACAAGACCTTTACAGGTAACTTTAATAGCTTGCCGATGTTAGCCGTTGCTTTGATCGGACTTGGTCTAGCAACGATCTCGTATAAAAATAACAATAATAATGCTCCAAAGAAGACAAACGAGCAAGTAGCGCAGACACAAGATAATAATGAAGGTGAGGGGGAGATCGAAGATGACGAACTCTAATAAACCAAAAACGACAGGTTATAAGTTGACTGAAGCCGACTTCAAGCAGATCAATCGCCGAAGTCTCTTTGGTTTCCAACTTGGCTGGAACTACGAACGTATGCAAGCTTCGGGGTATCTTTATACGATCTTACCGCAGTTGCGAAAATTATACGGCGATGGCACCCCAGAGCTAAAACAGATGATGAAGCTCCATACCCAATTTTTCAATACGTCGAACTTCTTTAATACGATCGTAACTGGGATCGACTTAGCTTTAGAAGAAGAAGAAGGGGTAAAATCAGCTGAAACTGTCAACGGGCTAAAAACAGGGCTCATGGGACCATTTGCAGCGATCGGGGATGCGATCTTTGGGGCTTTGATCCCGGCGATCTTTGGTGCGATCGCAGCGAATATGGCGCAAGAAGGTAACCCAGTCGGCGTTTTCATCTGGGTCGCAGCTAATATCTTTATCATGGTCTTTCGTTGGAAACAATTAAAATTTGCTTACCGCGAAGGAACAGCTTTAGTGACAACGATGCAACACCGGTTGACAGCTTTGACTGAAGCTGCCACGCAACTAGGGGTCTTCATGGTCGGAGCGCTTATAGCAACGATGATCAATGTCAAATTGACGATCGCACCGATGATCGGAAAAGTATCGATAGATTTTCAAAATAACTTAGATATGTTATTGCCAAGGCTTTTACCAGCTTTGATCGTGCTTGCGATCTATTGGATGCTAGGTAAGAAAAATATGACGTCAACAAGAGCGATCTTTATCGTTTTACTTGTTTCGATCGCGTTATCTGCTTTAGGCGTGATCGGTAAATAATTACAGAAGGGAAGAATAGATATGCGACCACTAGTCTTAGTCAGTCATGGCGAGCTTTGTGTAGAATTGAAGAAAAGTATCGAGATGATCATGGGTCCTCAACCAGATATCCATACGGTAGCTTTATTACCTAATGAAGGCCAAGCTGAATTTTTACAAAAATTTGAAAGCGTTATAAAAAAGCTCGATGATTTTATCGTCCTTGCTGATCTTTATGGAGGCACACCGTGTAATGTCGTTGCCAAAGAGATCATGGCCGGTAAGCCGTATCATTTATATGCTGGGATGAATATGGCGATGATCATTGGCTATCTCAATGCTTCGATGTTAGGTGAAACTTGTGATCTTAAAAAAGAAGCGACAGCTGGGATCGTTGATGTCAACCTGGCGCTAAAAGATCTGCTCCATACGAATGAATAAGGGGTGAGCCTATGTTTTTTAAAAGTGAAGCAGAATTAGAAAAACTTGGAGCTGCGATCACGACGAAAGAGATCAAACAACAGCCGATCTTATGGGAAGAAACGTATACTTTGTGGCAAAAAGCAGCCCCAGCTTTTGAGCAGATGGTGACTGAACTATTGCAAAGCACAGCTAAAAAAGTCCGGGTGATCTTTACTGGAGCTGGTACGTCACAATATGTCGGTGATACGCTCGTACCATATTTGACACGCATAGGTGCCACCGAACGGCTGGAATTTTTGAGCTTTGGTACGACGGATATCGTCTCGGCGCCTGAAGATCATTTACTTGCAGATGAACCGACGCTTCTAGTGTCCTTTGCACGTAGTGGCAATAGCCCTGAGAGTAAAGCTACGATCGAGCTTGCACAAAAGATCGTTAAAGATCTGCGCAACTTGATCATTACTTGTGCGCCCCAAGGTGATCTGGCCAAAGCAGGTCAAGCAGATAAGCAGAGTTTAGTCGTTTTGATGCCGAGTGCTTCTAACGATCAAGGTTTTGCGATGACGGGTTCTTTTACATGCATGCTTTTAGCGGGGGCGCTGTTTTTTGATCAAACAAGTGCAGATCAAAAAGCACAGTTTGTCCAAACGGCGGTCAAACTTGGGCAAATGATCTTAACAAAAGAAGCAGAGCTCCAAGCTTTAGTTGACCTTGATTTTACGCGGATCGTTTACTTAGGTTCAGGTAGTTTACGCGGATTGAGTCGCGAAGCTCAGTTGAAGATCTTAGAACTGACGCACGGCCAGATCGCTACAGTTTTTGATTCTTCAATGGGCTTTCGCCATGGGCCAAAGTCTTTTGTCGCTCCTAAAACACTTGTCTGTGGCTTTATCGCCAATGATCCGTATACGCAAAAATATGATCTTGATATATTAGAAGAGATCAAAGCCGATCAGATCGCTTTAGCTGTTGTTGCTTTAGGTCAAGAAGCAAATAAATTTAGTGGGCAAAGCATCGTTTATGGCGAACAAGACTTGCTTTTACCAGAAGTCTATCTTGCTTTACCTGATATTTTAGTGGCGCAAGCGTTAGCGTTGTTGACTGCGGTCAAGATCGGCAACACACCTGATACTCCTTCCCCAAGTGGTACAGTCAATCGCGTCGTCAAAGGGGTCTTATTACATGAATATCGCTAAAAAAGAGCAAATGAGACATTATTATCTCAAAGCCAAAGCATTTTTATTACCAAGTGGTCTACAAGAAGGGGGCTATTTAGAGATCGCTGCTGGTAAATTTGGACGTCATCTCACTTTCGCCGAGCTACCAGCAGATGCTAAGATCAAAGATCTAGGTGAAGCCTTTGTTGCCCCAGGTCTTGTTGAGACGCATCTACATGGCTATTTAGGTCATGACGTGATGGATGCTAGCAAAGAAGGCTTGGCAAAGATCGGTCAAGGACTCTTAGCTTGTGGTGTCACTTCATATTTACCAACGACTTTGACAGCGCCAAAAGAAAAGCTAGCGCAAGTCTGCCGTTTGATCGCTCAGGAAAAAGAAAAACTTCCTGGTGCAAAGATCCAAGGTATCTATTTTGAAGGCCCGTATTTTACCACGGAACATAAAGGAGCCCAAGACCCAAGTTATATGCGTGCTCCGTCGCTAGCTGAATTTACTGAACTGCAGACTTTAGCTCATGGAGCGATCAAGAAGATCGCTTTAGCGCCAGAAAGAAAAGGGGCGCTTGAGTTTATCCAAGGCGTAGTCCAAACTGGGTGTCGTGTTTGCTTAGGGCATAGTGCCGCTAGTTATGAACAAGGACTAGCCGCAGTTGATGCAGGGGCAAGCATCTTTACCCATACGTATAACGGGATGAGTGGGTTAGCACACCGGGCGCCTGGGCTAGTCGGCGCAGCTTTTGAGACCCAAACGACATATGCTGAATTGATCTGTGATGGTCATCACGTTCATCCTGGCGCAGTTGGTGCCTTGATCAAAGCTAAGGGACCACAAAAAGTCGTTTTGATCACTGATTGCATGCGCGCTGGTGGGATGCCTCCGGGAGATTATCATTTAGGTGAATTTCCAGTGACTGTTTCTGCTGGTATGGTCCGTTTAAAATCAGATCACAGCTTAGCAGGGAGTGTTTTAGAACTCTTTACGGCCGTCAAAAATTTGATCATGTGGGGTAAAGCAAGTATTGTCGAAGCATTTTTGATGGCAAGCTATGTTCCAGCTCTAAGTGTCGGGCTTACCGATGTTTGTGGAAGCTTGACCTTAGGACACCCTGCTGATTTTATCGTTGTCAGTCCGACGCTTGAGTTAGAAGCGACTTATCTTGATGGTCATTGTGTTTATCAAAAATAAGCGTAAAGAGGTAGCTACGAAGTTACCTCTTTGTTTTATTTTTTGAGCTAAACCGGGAGACGTTCTATAATTTGAGATAGATAGGTAGGTGGATGCATTTGAAAAAATATCACTTTCAAGTAGCACCAGAGCTTCAAGAAAAACTGACTGCAGTTGAACTTGAAACGCTAAAAAAGCAAGTTAAAGAACATCTCGAACATGATTTTTTCGGATCAAACCGATCAAGACAGACTTAAAAGTCAAATGCTACGAGCAAAAAGTCCATTTAGCTAAGCAAACTTATCGTGTGGCATTTTTAGTGACTGCTAAAGAAGTTGAGCTTTGTTACTTGAGCTCGAGCTTGATCAAACGTGTTTTTGACAAAGAAGTTCAAAAATATTTACGCAAACGGCAAAAGAGGTGAGCTTGGTAGTGCAAATGATCGCTAAAAAACAACTCAAGCAGCTCGTGAAACGGCAAGTCAAAAGTCCGTATGCTTTTTCAATCAAATTTTTGACTTTTAAAAAAGATCGTGCGCTTGAATTGAGCTATCGCGAAGGCAAGTATTTTTTCAGTGAAAATGGTTTTG
This window of the Ligilactobacillus faecis genome carries:
- a CDS encoding TMEM175 family protein, which codes for MSEKKGSRPVETPFDEASLKEKLTTSLHDHLDVFNDAVIAIIITIIVLEIPVPKDSLASYFDFLRDIANFLASFVIVANFWYDGHKVFNTFEKATKSVMIANFFYLAMLSLIPVMTKWVIHSSSKLALFNYGIVYLLIEMSLFFIFIAGNFDSIKQAGFQHSIAGMTLTRFGLILLPLTLIIMFLPKLTLVLYLILPLVSLLVPEQKRRRPRRENKKEH
- a CDS encoding tagatose 1,6-diphosphate aldolase; this translates as METKLNKLSRLANADGVIAALAIDQRGSLQKMLAKAADKPLSPNALSHFKEIISQEMTAYSSAILLDPEYGLPAAFARSNDCGLLLAYEKTGYDTTAPGRMPDLLSTWSVKRLKETGADAVKFMLYYDTDESFLINSKKQAFVERIGSECVAEGLPFFLELMSYDAHINDTKSEAYARIKPHKVNAMMAEFSKPQYNVDVLKVEVPVEMRFVSGMSTEAPLYSKAEAMRYFKEQVLAANGVPFIFLSAGVSAEMFQETLYFAHDAGSTFNGVLCGRATWKDSIKPFASAGSEAARTWCRTVGRQNIERLNQVLKETATPLPALTGLKNQ
- a CDS encoding GntR family transcriptional regulator, with amino-acid sequence MSNRPKYAMIADQLIQLILNKEKTTNERFFTEKELALKFAVSRSTIRAALSELEDLKFIAKEKNVGYYVSYEPATYDFAHFYSFSRSGQEQNLAPATEIILFTKTIPNYYVAHMLQLDKNETVYRLERLRLLQGRPVLFEKTFLPARLFPALKRHQLAKNSLYELLAQKYGLQVKHGTEEFFASTITEREATLLSLRPNASCLKILRTAFDQHERPIEFTITTAPSHYFSYKVPLDPDK
- a CDS encoding glycoside hydrolase family 35 protein; its protein translation is MDKFRVQADGFYLNDRKFKLLSGAIHYFRIPRETWKRSLYNLKALGFNTVETYIPWNVHEKSEGVFDFGAVKDFVCLAQKLGLYVIVRPSPYICAEWEFGGFPAWLLTKNVRLRSDDPTYLNYVERYYQHLFQVLTPLQVTHGGPIIMMQLENEYGSFGEDKNYLKQIKRLMEKYGANVPLFTADGAWQATLRAGSLLAEDVLSTGNFGSHVSENLAALRAFQRENGKKQPLVCMEFWDGWFDKWGQEPVVRKQAELVETILQVITQSDGINLYMFHGGTNFGFMNGCSARHEHDTPQITSYDYGALLNEQGDPTPAYFELQKRLAALYPELKQQMPKSSQKLTEKTFTLVQKTSLLTSYDQLGKSTQSKYPKSLEELGTGYGYALYRTQIKRDTLKDERFRIIDARDRVHFFIDDEHIKTQYQEEIGADIYAPLLKPEVKLSVLVENMGRVNYGSKLLASTQKKGLKTGLMVDLHFVSGWEQLAFDLSESPKLDYTRPYLPGTPSFYRYTCQLEKTGACHLDLRGFGKGIVLVNGHNLGRFWEIGPQHSLYLPAEFLHLGENELVVFETEGRYQETIAVRERPVCKKVKEEAK
- a CDS encoding PTS system mannose/fructose/N-acetylgalactosamine-transporter subunit IIB → MSIIAVRIDGRLIHGQVANLWTTKLNITRIMVVDDQVAQSAIEKSGLKLATPAGVKLSVLPYAKAAQNILAGRYDSQRLLIVAKKPHYLLKLVEEGVLIEEINVGNMSQNETTRQITRSINVDDHDVEDFKRLDEKGVRLIAQMVPADDAKNFMAMLKEKEGE
- a CDS encoding PTS mannose/fructose/sorbose/N-acetylgalactosamine transporter subunit IIC, yielding MTIAWWQILLLTLYAGYQILDELQINSSAGSAVFAGFISGLIMGDLKTGLIIGGGMQLTILGVGTFGGASRIDANSGTVLATAFSVAIGMEPKQAIAALAVPVAALMIQTDVLGRFANTYFVHRIDKDIENFEYKKIERHFLLGAVSWSLSRMIPVFLALAFGGGLVTRVVNYLNTDLKWLGDGLSVAGAVLPAVGFAILLRYLPVKKQFAYLILGFVITALLTTLFGNIQLLGTSVSGLDKTFTGNFNSLPMLAVALIGLGLATISYKNNNNNAPKKTNEQVAQTQDNNEGEGEIEDDEL
- a CDS encoding PTS system mannose/fructose/sorbose family transporter subunit IID, producing MTNSNKPKTTGYKLTEADFKQINRRSLFGFQLGWNYERMQASGYLYTILPQLRKLYGDGTPELKQMMKLHTQFFNTSNFFNTIVTGIDLALEEEEGVKSAETVNGLKTGLMGPFAAIGDAIFGALIPAIFGAIAANMAQEGNPVGVFIWVAANIFIMVFRWKQLKFAYREGTALVTTMQHRLTALTEAATQLGVFMVGALIATMINVKLTIAPMIGKVSIDFQNNLDMLLPRLLPALIVLAIYWMLGKKNMTSTRAIFIVLLVSIALSALGVIGK
- a CDS encoding PTS sugar transporter subunit IIA, which produces MRPLVLVSHGELCVELKKSIEMIMGPQPDIHTVALLPNEGQAEFLQKFESVIKKLDDFIVLADLYGGTPCNVVAKEIMAGKPYHLYAGMNMAMIIGYLNASMLGETCDLKKEATAGIVDVNLALKDLLHTNE
- the agaS gene encoding SIS domain-containing protein codes for the protein MFFKSEAELEKLGAAITTKEIKQQPILWEETYTLWQKAAPAFEQMVTELLQSTAKKVRVIFTGAGTSQYVGDTLVPYLTRIGATERLEFLSFGTTDIVSAPEDHLLADEPTLLVSFARSGNSPESKATIELAQKIVKDLRNLIITCAPQGDLAKAGQADKQSLVVLMPSASNDQGFAMTGSFTCMLLAGALFFDQTSADQKAQFVQTAVKLGQMILTKEAELQALVDLDFTRIVYLGSGSLRGLSREAQLKILELTHGQIATVFDSSMGFRHGPKSFVAPKTLVCGFIANDPYTQKYDLDILEEIKADQIALAVVALGQEANKFSGQSIVYGEQDLLLPEVYLALPDILVAQALALLTAVKIGNTPDTPSPSGTVNRVVKGVLLHEYR
- the nagA gene encoding N-acetylglucosamine-6-phosphate deacetylase: MNIAKKEQMRHYYLKAKAFLLPSGLQEGGYLEIAAGKFGRHLTFAELPADAKIKDLGEAFVAPGLVETHLHGYLGHDVMDASKEGLAKIGQGLLACGVTSYLPTTLTAPKEKLAQVCRLIAQEKEKLPGAKIQGIYFEGPYFTTEHKGAQDPSYMRAPSLAEFTELQTLAHGAIKKIALAPERKGALEFIQGVVQTGCRVCLGHSAASYEQGLAAVDAGASIFTHTYNGMSGLAHRAPGLVGAAFETQTTYAELICDGHHVHPGAVGALIKAKGPQKVVLITDCMRAGGMPPGDYHLGEFPVTVSAGMVRLKSDHSLAGSVLELFTAVKNLIMWGKASIVEAFLMASYVPALSVGLTDVCGSLTLGHPADFIVVSPTLELEATYLDGHCVYQK